The region caaagaagaagaagaagaagaatacatggTACAGTTCAGAACGACTGCAccaccagattttttttttttcaaaatacccCATATTAAAAGAGTTTTTCAAAAGCACTTACAATTCTTTTCGGAAAAACCTAcaccacatttttttttcttcacaacaCTAATTTTTAAGGTGGTTTAATTCTACTCGTTAAAGGAACATATTCTAACTTAACCTAAACTAggctaaaattaataaatacttcaatcatacttcttacacgaggatttacggagcttatttctgaagatattctgGGTAAAAAATGATGTActgtataaacatttgttctactCTCAATAGGCTATTTCAAAATTACActtatttgaagttgtttgtaaaataccctttttctttagttttaagaatactacaaatagagaatgaactattcagaagtaccatttctttaattggctagtgttctgaagctaaaaatgggtTGTcatttgctttgtacagattttgttttacaatttttaactaaaaatgacatcattcttatgcacttatcaaaaaaattgttacaaatcatacgacctTAGAACCTGATTCTtttcagtttaattatgtattctaATGTAAAGTGTTGAAGAATtttaagagtggcgtgatttgtaacaattgttgcgataaatgcgtaagaaaatgtaattttgtagttagaaaTCGAAAacaattctgtacgaagcaactatgggattcagaacacatttttagcttcagaatattagctaattaaagaaatgatactcctgaatagttcattctttaactgtaatattcttttacccttaaaactcaagaataatggtattttacaaacaatttcaaattagtgtaactctaaaaatattcagattaggacaaatgtttatatgacatttttgcttaaaatgtcttcggaaataagcttcttgagggacggtaaatcctcgtaaatcaccctgtatgccACCTCATTCTGCATACTAAATCCCAATCAAAAATAcacgaaaattaaaaagaaacctTACCCTAATAACTAAGAGGATAAAGAGATGAGCTGCTTTAAAGAACAGACCTACACACAACCTGTCTTCAACAGTACATTTACTCTTAAACATGTATTCGGCCAAATATCCAACAAAATGACACTTTTTCCTTCCAAATTTGGATATCTTAGAACGAACTTCCTTCCAGTTTCAGGCTCTACAAAGTTCAGACTATGATTCACAGtcaaatgataaataaaaattgaactatATCATCGTAACTTCTATTAACACattcaaaaaataaattcttacaaCCACTACAGTtcatcttacagaagaaaaaccaACCGCACAATATTATATACAAAAAGCAAATGGAATGAATCGCTCACTATAAACAACCTCGAACCACAGCCATAATCTAACGTACATTAACATCTGAACATTTAATCACAAGAAACCAACTACAGCTCAATAAATTCAGTCAAACACACACAGTCACCACAAAAACATCACTAAACAAAAAACAAGAGAAAaaccaaaaacattaaaaattcaaCTCTATTATAACCAATTAACATTGAAAAACAATCAACACATACAAAATGTCACAattaaacatgtaggcctaatccACCTACAAGCGCTAAAACTAATAAATCAATGGTGTAGTCGTTGCCAATTACTGAAAATAGAATTCGACGTTATTATAAAATAACtacaattatagtaattttatattattagttaCATTTGgcgatatttatttacatttcacgaAATACATAAGTTGCTTTACTGCTAGACCTACAACTAGAATATTGAACAAGTGAagtttattatgaatattatcaAAAATTAACTCTTCGAGTCTTTATGGAAGTAAATTGACATATATGCAAAGATTTTGCAATTCAATATATTCTTGTTAAAATGATTACAACGAAGTCATATATACatgtacaagtaggcctactcaaaatacaggaataaaaaaatcacatttgGCATAGGTAATAGAAGGCAGAATAATACTATGAAATCTGCCTACAATAAAGTATGTacgtacagtaaaatccctcgtatccggcacccaaatagtCGGCAATACTAAAACAACTGCACTTTTgactaggccaaaaaaaaaagtcatttatgcGAAAGGAAGAGtcggacgaagatgtgagtggttttcatggATCGCTCATGCTGCATATTGTTTACTGTTTACACTGTTCACGCGtgaaaacaatgacaaaaaaCCTCAGTATGTCTTTGGCGTAGATCGGGTAGTATTGGTAAGTTGCTGCGTGTGCCTTGTAAACAATGTGTAGAGacggtatttttaaatttaccacttgaactcgcttATTTAGAgggggtgttggatgagtctaaataggaaagtgtgaaattctctgttcctacagcgtaTATAAGTTTAATCGTGTGATAGCATCATGGCTAAAACCGTTAAGCGCAAGAGGAATGTCCTCACATTGAAGAGAAAGCGTGATTTACTCGagaaaatagagagaggagttaGTAAATCCAAATTAAAGGACGAATATAAGGCCCACTGTGGACAGGTACAATGCTGCCTATAATGGCGAAACCAGAAATGGATTATTAAACCTACATTTCAGTAGATGTTGAAAGCATAGTCCTTCCTTCTGCTCGATATTGGTAGAATATGTTGTCAGTCACTCGTCTCATCTCATGCTCAGTATTAGCTTGAAGTTCCTCTGTCTGCGAATTCGTGCGAACACTGACTTCCAAACTATtccaaaaagaaaaatcacaacTGGTTAAATTAAGAGAGTGCGACGGCCACAAATCAACACTTATTAATATTACTCTATCATATAAGCTAGCAGTTCACTTATTCTATGTAATGATTCTTAAGCCGTATGTGTGATGGCAGAGTACTGCTGAAACCAAAAGTACaattttctcttttctgtcaacCGCGAAAGAAACGGCGTTAGTACAATAACAATTTTCCGGCCTAAGAGGCCGAGGTCTACTGGACAAATATTGGTATGAATTTGAACAGTTTCTCGCACTATTGCAAGCGTTCGTGGCTTACTAGAACATAGCATTTCAACGGTTTCTCGCATGTATCCTGACATTTATGGATTGTTACATCACTAGATTGAGAGAAACACTTTCCGCAAACGGAGAATTCGAATAGTTTCCCCGTCAGTAAATTTGAGTGCATGTCTTTCCAAAATTATTTCATGGCAGAAAGTCACTACAAAGATATTGTATTTCAAAGTTTTGTGGATGCATCATTCAGTGCATATCTTTTCAAATTTAACTTATGAGAGAAATAAGTTTCACAAACGACTTACAGTATAACAAatgtttctcgcctgtgtgctggAATTTATCACTTGCTAGATTACCCACTCTCACAAAACGCTTATCACAGATTTGACATTTGAATGCTGGAGTTTATGAGCTGTTAGGTAACAAGAGCGCGTGAAACACTTCGTACAagtatcgcatttgaaaggtttctcgcctgtatgcTTTAGTAGATGCCTTTTCAAACTTGTCTTACGCGAAAAACAAGTTTCACAAACTTCACATTTGAAAGATTTCATGCCTGTATGTAGATTTTTATGACTTGCTAGGTTACAAGAATGTGCAAAACATTTACCGCATACgtcacatttgaatggtttctcgccagAGTGTAGGCGTTTATGACTTATTAGGTGACTCGACACGGAAAAATACTTTCCACAACTATcacatttgaacggtttctcgccCGTATGATGGCGTTTATGAATTCTTAGGCTACTCGACTGCAAGAAACATTTTCCGCAGACATcacatttgaacggtttctcgccCGTGTGCTGGCGTTTATGGATTAACAGGTGTTGAGACTGCAAGAAACTTTTTCCGCAGACATCACATTCGAACGGTTTCTCGCCCGTGTGTTGGCGTTCGTGAGTTACAAGATGTCCTGACtgagaaaaacactttccacaaacattgcatttgaatggtttctcgcccGTATGCTGGCGTTTATGGATTATTAGGTAAACTGACTGCGAGAAAGACTTTCCACAGTCTTGGCATTGGAAAGGCTTCACGTCCGAGTGCACACGCGCATGACGATCCAGAGTCCTCTGCTTCGAGAAATgttttccacacacatcacacttGAAAGCTTTCTCGTCTATGTGTTTAAATAAATGCCTTTTCAGAGTTGTAGAAAGCGagaaacattttttacaaatgtcgcatttgaatttctttccATCTATAGAAGTCCGCACAGGTTTTTCCGAGGATACTGAGTCCTTGGGAATGCCACCTAGAGTCGTGTTATCTGCACCCTCAGTACTGCTGAACTCTGATGATGGACTCGCATGGCAGACTGCAATCCTGGGATGAAAACATAGAATCAGTCTATAAAACATCCATAATAAATCATTCACAccaatattaaaatgtacaaggAACTTACATTTGTACAGTATTACCTAATACCAGATTTGAAGCCTCACACATCTTAATGTGAcgaagaaattaaaatgttatcCCTATATCAAGCAATTCCAactcaatttttatattaaattctttCCAAAAGAAAAAGCTAATTATGTCAACCTTCATATTATTACTCCTCTTTCTATCAAATAAGCAAAGAGTTACAGAAGTAGATATgaaataattcttctcgggttctaagcctccctgaagaagatggcataGCTAGTCATCAAAAGTTTGGAAGCAACATTCCAACTCATCCGGCGGAGAACCTGAGATGAATTATTCTGATGGCAGCTATGTTTACGATTACGTTGGCTTTTAACTGAATGAGAAGAAAGGGAGCTTCTTAGCGGTATCATGCACTAATAACTTAAAATTTcccaataaaaacaaatacagtatatctattaatttgagaaaaattcgttccagcaccgggaatcgaaccagggacctCGCATCACCTCTGCGCACTGAGTGCTCTTTCCCTCTGAGCTATACCTGGACATGATCCATGGTGCCGGCTGAACTCTTCTCCTTAGTATCACCAATAGCCTAACTAcctgcatttttaatacattcaaaccatatatatgcaggagcgcatatttaacccttaaatcgTCACGCGGGGTGTTGTGAACACCCAAGCAGATATTACGGAGCTCGTAACTTCATATTTAGTAAGtctgtacttctgaaactttcagtacctttattggaattggtaaggcaacaataaccTCTTTATTCCAGTTTGCACCGTGACGTCGTCCACAACTTTCAATTCACCGTAAATTCTTCTCCTTGTGATTACATTTCGATCTCTAAATTCTTGCAACCATCCTGATGAAACCTTGAAATCATAATTTTAGCTAAATCTATCACCTTGCTTTCAGCATGTC is a window of Periplaneta americana isolate PAMFEO1 chromosome 12, P.americana_PAMFEO1_priV1, whole genome shotgun sequence DNA encoding:
- the LOC138710266 gene encoding zinc finger protein ZFP2-like isoform X4 is translated as MDLIKMEHEIDPLAIHTSDNTDVEEKKPLSEEVNVLNLHTTQIKKECGDRTDDRDLITQIKIEEFPVPITVPMATSEAEEEWRDWHTAKDELKLEVSAEENEVLTDTIAVCHASPSSEFSSTEGADNTTLGGIPKDSVSSEKPVRTSIDGKKFKCDICKKCFSLSTTLKRHLFKHIDEKAFKCDVCGKHFSKQRTLDRHARVHSDVKPFQCQDCGKSFSQSVYLIIHKRQHTGEKPFKCNVCGKCFSQSGHLVTHERQHTGEKPFECDVCGKSFLQSQHLLIHKRQHTGEKPFKCDVCGKCFLQSSSLRIHKRHHTGEKPFKCDSCGKYFSVSSHLISHKRLHSGEKPFKCDVCGKCFAHSCNLASHKNLHTGMKSFKCEVCETCFSRKTSLKRHLLKHTGEKPFKCDTCTKCFTRSCYLTAHKLQHSNVKSVISVL
- the LOC138710266 gene encoding zinc finger protein ZFP2-like isoform X6, which produces MDLIKMEHEIDPLAIHTSDNTDVEEKKPLSEEEWRDWHTAKDELKLEVSAEENEVLTDTIAVCHASPSSEFSSTEGADNTTLGGIPKDSVSSEKPVRTSIDGKKFKCDICKKCFSLSTTLKRHLFKHIDEKAFKCDVCGKHFSKQRTLDRHARVHSDVKPFQCQDCGKSFSQSVYLIIHKRQHTGEKPFKCNVCGKCFSQSGHLVTHERQHTGEKPFECDVCGKSFLQSQHLLIHKRQHTGEKPFKCDVCGKCFLQSSSLRIHKRHHTGEKPFKCDSCGKYFSVSSHLISHKRLHSGEKPFKCDVCGKCFAHSCNLASHKNLHTGMKSFKCEVCETCFSRKTSLKRHLLKHTGEKPFKCDTCTKCFTRSCYLTAHKLQHSNVKSVISVL